Part of the Anopheles gambiae chromosome 3, idAnoGambNW_F1_1, whole genome shotgun sequence genome is shown below.
AACTGGAACTCTTTTTAAGCTTCAGTGCTTGCGTTCAGTTTATCTTACGTTCTTATTAACACATTTTTAAGACAATACTGTCAAGCCAAGAGTTTTTTTCCCTTATAAGTCCAATTTCACGCTTAAATGTATTATTCCAATTAATTCTATACCAAGCGGCTGAACTAACTAAAATCTATGCCTTAAATATTTCCGAAGTCACAACAGCGTATAGCACTACCAATAACTTTACCACAGCAGTTAACCAAGggtttaaatttcattcttaTTTATTAATGTAATTAATATATCATTTAACAAATACTTTTTCTGAGGATATACTATGTAGTCAACAGAGAACTTTACTTAACATTTTGGATTATAGGTGTCTCTACAAATACACAATTTGTGCCATTTAACAGTAATTGAAATGCTCCAAAATTCTTCTTATTTGGTGCAATAACCTGAGACGATCTAGGCCTACTTAAAACGACTAATGAGCTTGGCTATATGACATTGGGCAGTCAAGTCCTGCGTATAGGAGCTCGGTCAATActgggcttgaatccatgacgggcatgttgttaagtcgtacgagttgacgactgtaccacgagaacGGCCATTTCTCAGTACCATAAATCCAATCTGCTTCTTATTTGGTGCAATAATCTTAGTCGATCTAGGCTTAGCTAAAACCCCTAATGAGCTTAGTTATATGACTTTGgaaagtcagtcctacgtataggAGCTTGGTGCATACGGGACTTGAActtatgacgggcatgtttttaagtcgtTGCTTATTGCTTCATTGCTTTAAAGTGGAAACAATTGTACCTAATATAAGACATACAGGTCTTAAAAAGTGAGGGTTGTGTGAAGTTAAGTTTATAAGACAAAAATATAACCTTTATTCACTTTCAGAATATCATAATTATATTCTCTGAAGGCTGCATCTCTGCCATTTTACAAAGGAAATGATTATTATCTCAGTTCTAAGCAAAATCATGATCTTGAATATATATATCTTATTTTTGCTAATTGTTCGTGAAGTTTTGTATTTTGGAGTTATGTATCCGTGTTATTCTCGTTCCGGACGTCCTCAATACTTTGAAAGACCAAATCTCATAAGCAACCAAAATCATCAAAGCTTCAACATACTGTTATTAAGTCCAGATCTTTCTTCCGTCAACAACGCCTGTCCTGGAGGACAGCAATCAAAGCCACACACCATGACAATCTCATCGCttgaaagcacacacatacacacaccgcaTCGGGCAATTAAAACCGCACTATTTCTTCCCCGCTCGCTCTTCTGCTGCTTAATGTATTCGGTACCAACTTTTCCCTCACCTCCAGAAAACATCAGCCTTCCCATGATGCCAGCGCCCGCTTTCACCAGCGAGGACATTCAGTTTCAACCCATCAGCACACACGATGCCCGTGTGCACTGGAGCAAATCGCCAGCGCAGCCCGGTGACGCCAATGTGGATCCCATTTATCAGAGCTGCGGCACAACGCTTCAGGTGGAAAACGCAACCTACCAGAATCGGGGCAGATCGGTCTGTGTGCTATGGAACCGTGTCCCCGAACGGTTGGTGCTGGGAGCGGGCAAGCGAAACGTCACCTACCGCTTCCTAATGGCCGTCGATGGAGCTGAGGCAATTGCGCAGACGGAGTTCGAAACAGGTTCGCTTTTGGAACGGGTGAAACAGTTCCAGCTTAAACCTAAAAAGAATTCACTTACTTCCCGTTCAAAATTCCACCACACAGATAAGATTATTTCCACATGCCACCATGTACGGGCGTGAAACTTCACGCTTCACTGCCTCACTGACGCTGCCAATCTTTTCAATTTCTTCCGCTCTGATCTTGAGCGATCTCTATCTAATCTAGTGTCTAATCTAAAATAACATAATTCACAGCCCGCGCCCTCTCGGACGATGCGCTGCTCGAGTCCCATACATCACTGTGGCGTTCGTTCTGGGCCCGTTCGGACATCCTAATCACCGGAAACGAACCGTTACAGCGTACCGTACGGGCCAGCCTCTACTATCTCGTCAGCAATCTACCGTTCGAGGCAAGCTTCACCGTGCGGAGTGGGCCATTTTGGGGCCTCAGCCCAACCGGGCTCGGGCGCGGCGGTACCAACCTGGACGACTACGAAGGTCACTCGTTCTGGGACACGGAGGTGTGGATGTTTCCCGTGCTGAATCTGATCGATCCGTGGTACTCCCGGCTGCTGATATCGTACCGCACGAAGATGCTGCCGACTGCCAAGCGGCTGGCGCAGGAAGCTGGATTCAGGGGCGCTCGGTAGGTTATActcacgaaaaacaaaaaaagatcaGCATCAAAATGTTCCGCTGGATATTTACTTAAAATTTGCAACCAGCTTCCCTTGGGAGAGCGCCTTTACGGGGGTGGAGGTAACGCAACCCTGCTGCCCAGCCGTAGCCCAGTACGGCCATCACATCACGGGCGATATAAGCTTCGCCCTCCGGCACTATCTCGGCACCACGCACGATCGGGAAGGGTTGCGGCAGCTGGGAGGCTGCGAGATGGCTCAGCAAATAGCCGAATTCTGGAGCAGCCGCGTTAGGTTCAACTATACCGGCAGCGAGCAGTACGACATACCGGGTAAGCGTGGGGCGCCACCGTCGGGCGCCATTTAACTCGAATCGGCGTTGTAGtaacagcgtgtgtgtgtgagtgtatgttttCGGTTTTTATTGTATGTTTCAGCGGTAATGGGACCGGATGAGGATCATGAAAATGTAACGAACAACGCGTACACGAATGTGGTCGCCGGCTATGCTTTGTATTTTGGCGAGTAAGTAGAAAGCGAAACGGATCAAGCGGAGTGTGTTCCCATACCTGAACAGAGCTGGTCTAGTAGTTCCCAGTGGTTCTGTGGGAGGGTTGTCCAACTAATTAGATTGAAAAAGCGGGTCCGTCCTTCGTAGAAGACTGCGGTCGTACAAAGAAGACCCCGGCGGAGTCGGCGGATCTGCTTGATATGTTtgattatgtttgtttttgtttctcctcAGGCTCTCCCGCTCTCTGGTCGGGGAAGCTAATGGATGAGCCAGCAAATCGTCAGGTTGTTGGGAGAACACAAGACAACCACAAAAGGTCGGAACAGGACAggaagtttttatttttccatcgCGCCTTTTGTAGCTGATCTAGTTCCGCCCGTGGCTGTCGAACGTACACGTAACGGAACACGAAAAGTTAACGAGATTGTGTTAGGTCATCTCTCTTCCGGTTGGGTATACGACATCTCTCGATCACTTGTTCGATCAAGAGGTAGCTAATCTGATTAAAATTATAACCTCAAAGACATTCCTCTGCGCACAACTGCCTTCTGATCTGGAAGAAAGCATTACGGTACGCTTTCGGAGAGGAACGATCTAACGGCGATCATGTTTGGGATGAGCTCCAAACTTCCTCCAAAAAGGATCAATTGACCTAACAAACTAACTGAAGAAataatcgaaaacaaaaaagggaaatcatATTTCTGAGATCTTCGAAAAAAGGTTGTTtgtgcaaaaaacaacaaaagccGTAGCTCCAAATGATTGCAGCCCGCCTTCTTCCGCCCATTTGAGCGGCTGGCGGGtagtaaattaattttatgtgtttttaatgTGCCACAAACGCGGGCAGTCTTCTCGAGCGAGGCTTCACCCCGGTTGGGTTGATTATGAACCAACCCCCGTTACGCTGAGCGGGTGTGCCAAATGTCAGCTCTTAATTGATTCATAGTTCGTAAAAACAGAATCGTCGGAGGAGTGATTTTATATCACCCCCCGCGCACCCGTACACCGGTGGTAATTAACAGGTCAAAAAACAAGAATACAAGATGCGCTTGCCTCTTTCCACGCGTGTAGATTCGCCCGCTGCATCTGTGAAGCTGACGGCAGGGACGATAAAGGATGGAGCGATATTGCCCGCCATATCAAGCTTCCGTACGATGAGATCGGTGACTTTCATCCCCAGTACGATGGGTACCTGGCGTCCACCGTCATCAAGCAGGCCGACACCGTGCTGATTGGCTATCCGCTGCAGTACCCTGGACTGAAAGCGTACACGCGCTGGAACGATCTGCTCATCTACGAACCGGTAACGCGCTCCACCGGACCGGCCATGTCCTGGAGCATGTACGCCGTGAACCATCTCGACATCGACAACTACCGCGAGGCGGCACAGAACTTTAATCGCAGCTACCAACCGTACGTGCGCGGTCCGTTCCGAGTGTGGCAGGAGCTGCAGGGACCGGCCCAGCACGGTGCACACAACTTCCTCACCGGTGCCGGTGGATTTCTACAGGCTGTCCTGTTCGGGTATGCAGGCCTGCGGGTGTATCTGGATCGGTTGGAGGTGAAGGCACACTATCCGCAGGAACTGTCGGGCGTTGGGCTGGAGCAGCTTCAGGTAGCTGGGATACAGTACCTTGGAGCGCTTATCACGGTAACGCAGTGGGGCGACCGTGCGGAGGTACGCGTGACTCATCTGGACGGCGAGCTGACGATAGAGCTGGGCGATGGGAATGCCCCCGTCTCGGTGGTGTGTAATCGTGTCTGTAAGTGAAAGAGAGCAGCACCGGAAATGATAAGGGATGATAATCGGTAGCGATAAAAATGGGATGTAATTttggttttgtattttgtttcagaTCCAGTAAACAAAGGAGTAACAGCGATAATACGGGCCAAAGCGTATCCGTACGGCGAGTGTGAGCTGCCAAAAGATGTAATCGGGAAGTGAAAATAGAAGGCAAATAACTTCCAATAAATTGTGCCATTCAAGGACATTCTAACTGTATGCTGCTACGAGCACTAATAACTTTATAACGTCTTGAATTCAGAGGTCGACACTTGTCTACGTGTGATTTACCAGACAACAATTATACTTTGAAGTGTTATACTCGGACTTTTGCTTCAACTATTAGCCATTTTCCTGCTGTAGATACAATATTGCCTCTTCACTATGGACAATATGGATGACACATCTGCAGAAAGCCATAATATTATAGTAAAAATTATAGTAGCTATGCTCCAGCTGCAACTAGCCAAAGACCGTTCCAGAAGAACGATTACTAAATGTGATGCTAGAGGTTCACTTTTGAGCACCTACTCGTATAGAACCTGAGAAAAGTACTAACATACGCTGAAATGAACGGCTCTACCCTCTCTGCTGCATAGCCTAGCCTTTGCTTCTTGGGAATACTGTCTATTCCAGTCGATATAGCAAACCAGATCTTATCCAAcgcgaacgcgttcgatgaattcagttgtgtaggtacgatttaaacaccaacagaacacagatcgaacaccagttcgaacgcgttcgatgaattcagtcgtatagatacgatttccacaccaacagcacacgtatcgaacactgctggacaaattcgacggcgttcgaggaattgagttgtatgggtacgatttcaacaccaacagggtacattttgacgacccgttcgcacggtgcgagaaagagcgagaaagcaatatgattttgcacgttttatgaccacatttatgtgtgccgtcgaacactgaacggGACGTTcaaacgcgttcggtgtagtcagtttctttcaaaagtcctggtcgttctttttgttaagaacctcgttcgttcgtgcactttaccgaactgttcgaacggtgcgattctcgttcattttacacatgcctaaTCTATTCCTATGATGCTTTTACGCCAGTAATGAAGTCTTCTGTCTCTGTTCTGTTCAGGTGTCCTTTTATTACACATTTTCGCCAATCTCTAGGTTGTCTGTCAGGAATTGAATACATCACAAGTAGATTGTGGGCCATGCAGACCTCTGTAAGCTTCTCGATCTTTAGGGATTGATGTCTTCTCAATAAGCTGTCATTCTCGACAAGCTGACGGGCTTCATGTAAGATTGTGTAACCACACAATGCTTGGCTTGATAGCCGATAAAATGAGTTAAAAATAGGTACATAAAACCATTACAAGCTAACACTTGTCTGTAACTTAAACAAGCCTGTCTGTGTTTATACAGACAACCTACCTACCAGCACATGTCTTATCATATCAAGATAAACAAGCAATGTAAAGCATGCCGAAAATGTGTAACGATTAAGCTGCATGTAAATCCATTTCCGAGAAAGATTGTTTTGGGCAAAACGGTGTTATAACACCAGCAATTCAACGGTAAAATTCATCAAACCGTACAACATATGGCTTCAGGGTGGTTAGTTGGGTAAAAATACATGTAGCTTAACCCCAAATCAGCGTCTTATCGATTGCGAATAGATATGATTGAATATTTTCGGATGACAAACAATGTCGTTCGTGAATCAATCGTCTTCTTGCCAGCACCCCTCCCCGTTTCAGACCTGTGGTATTTCTGAGAAATCTTATCACATACCTTACCCTATGGGTTCTTTATCTTATCACCTTTTTCGATATGACGTGCTCGTTCCCATTCGTCCGTTATTGCGCTATAAGCGATTGGTAACGTACGCCCATCAGCTCAGTATTTTTGCACTAGTGACTGGTGAAGGTAGTGCACCTTCCCGATCGCGTATAACAGTATGACAGTTCGTCCGACTGTAGCCTTAAGTTTGCTGGTGGTAGTGCTCGGTGCGTTCGCCAGTGCCCAAAGTGATACAGATGATGGGAATTATCGTTTTCAAACTCGGCCACCGCTGCCGGACGCTTCCGTGATGCCAACGCTGGCCAACGGAAACATCGGCTTTGTCGCGTACGGTGAATACGTCCACCTGAACGGAGTGTACAATGGGCTGCGTGGTAAGTCGCACCGTGCCCGCATACCGAACTACGGCAACATACAGCTGACGGCCTGTTCGCCCAGCAGCCCAGGAGGTGTAGCGGACACCTGCATCTACCAGCTCAATATGCGAACGGGCAAGTTTGTGACGGTTGAGGAGACGGGTGACTACCGGCTAGTGCACGAGATGTACCCCCATCGGTACTACGACACAGTGCTAGTGAACCGCATTCGTATACAGCGCCTCGGCTCGACCAACACCATCACGGCACGGTTGTCTCAGATCCCAGGACTGCAGGCCGCCGACTTTACCTGGCAGCCGAGCACAGAGTTTGTCATGGGGGGCCAGCTGTACAAATCTCAGTGCGGCGTTACGGTGCAGGTCGAGGAGCCGACCGTGCAAGCGTTCGGGCACAATGTGTGCGTGACCTATCCGGCCATCCCGGAGACGGTACAGATCGAACCGGACACGATGGCTAGTGAGTTTCTGTTCTGTACGGCATTCACCATGACGGAGGAGGACGGTCGGCGACAGCTGGAAGTCGTGACGGGTTTGACCGGTGCGCAGGAGGAAACGCTTCACATGCGCGAAATGGATAGGCTGTGGGAGCGTTACGGTATCAGTGTGGAACGCAACGATGAGCTCGACCGAGTGATAAAAGCAAGTGCGTTCTATCTGTTCAGCTCACTGCCGGCCCATCAGGTGGCGGCCTCTAGCGGGCGGTATCCATTCTACGGGCTTGCACCGGCCGGTCTGGGTCGCGGCGGTATAGAGGAGCAAGAGTACCAGGGACACAGCTTCTGGGACACGGAGATTTGGATGTACCCGTCAATTCTGCTGATGGATCCCATCAACGCGGCAAAGGTGCTGAGCTACCGTACCACCGTCATCGGTGGAGCACGCATGAACGCGATGAAGCACGGTTTCGAAGGCATCCAGTTCCCCTGGGAGTCTGCCTTTACCGGTACGGAGGTGACACCAGACTGCTGCCCGGAGGTGGCAGACTTTCAGCATCACATTACCGCCGACATTGTGTTTGCGGCACGGCAGTATTTCTACGCGACTGGCAACACGGACTGGCTTAAGTCGCACGGTTGCCGGCTGGCAGCGGACTCGTCGCTGTTCTGGCTGAGCCGGGCGTCCTACAACAACGCGACCGACCTGTACGACATCCACAATGCAATGGGACCGGACGAGGACCATCCGAACGTGTCGAACAACGCGTTCACGAACGTGATGGCGGCGCACAATCTGTTCTTTGGTGAGTTCGCTTCGT
Proteins encoded:
- the LOC5668234 gene encoding protein-glucosylgalactosylhydroxylysine glucosidase, translated to MSIVCRLLVSIVILGSCLATAGDVGEQSTARPSSVTSESITTVDKRQFELSASGEILHDPATPLPTLANGHLGFAVYEDAVYLAGLYNGAGGLSHRARIPNMANVRLLLPSDLTLDLARGLFRSDFANDGRSFRLTHLLYPHALYRRVIVNQFTIERVGTNDENISLPMMPAPAFTSEDIQFQPISTHDARVHWSKSPAQPGDANVDPIYQSCGTTLQVENATYQNRGRSVCVLWNRVPERLVLGAGKRNVTYRFLMAVDGAEAIAQTEFETARALSDDALLESHTSLWRSFWARSDILITGNEPLQRTVRASLYYLVSNLPFEASFTVRSGPFWGLSPTGLGRGGTNLDDYEGHSFWDTEVWMFPVLNLIDPWYSRLLISYRTKMLPTAKRLAQEAGFRGARFPWESAFTGVEVTQPCCPAVAQYGHHITGDISFALRHYLGTTHDREGLRQLGGCEMAQQIAEFWSSRVRFNYTGSEQYDIPAVMGPDEDHENVTNNAYTNVVAGYALYFGEFARCICEADGRDDKGWSDIARHIKLPYDEIGDFHPQYDGYLASTVIKQADTVLIGYPLQYPGLKAYTRWNDLLIYEPVTRSTGPAMSWSMYAVNHLDIDNYREAAQNFNRSYQPYVRGPFRVWQELQGPAQHGAHNFLTGAGGFLQAVLFGYAGLRVYLDRLEVKAHYPQELSGVGLEQLQVAGIQYLGALITVTQWGDRAEVRVTHLDGELTIELGDGNAPVSVVCNRVYPVNKGVTAIIRAKAYPYGECELPKDVIGK
- the LOC133392906 gene encoding protein-glucosylgalactosylhydroxylysine glucosidase-like, producing MTVRPTVALSLLVVVLGAFASAQSDTDDGNYRFQTRPPLPDASVMPTLANGNIGFVAYGEYVHLNGVYNGLRGKSHRARIPNYGNIQLTACSPSSPGGVADTCIYQLNMRTGKFVTVEETGDYRLVHEMYPHRYYDTVLVNRIRIQRLGSTNTITARLSQIPGLQAADFTWQPSTEFVMGGQLYKSQCGVTVQVEEPTVQAFGHNVCVTYPAIPETVQIEPDTMASEFLFCTAFTMTEEDGRRQLEVVTGLTGAQEETLHMREMDRLWERYGISVERNDELDRVIKASAFYLFSSLPAHQVAASSGRYPFYGLAPAGLGRGGIEEQEYQGHSFWDTEIWMYPSILLMDPINAAKVLSYRTTVIGGARMNAMKHGFEGIQFPWESAFTGTEVTPDCCPEVADFQHHITADIVFAARQYFYATGNTDWLKSHGCRLAADSSLFWLSRASYNNATDLYDIHNAMGPDEDHPNVSNNAFTNVMAAHNLFFGEFASCYCRDQTVNETVRRELLQVARGLTLLYDAAGDFHPQFEGYQPGTPIKQADTVLLIYPLQHPMNVSTKANNLRQYSQVTRENGPAMTWAIHTIGHLELGEVQQAATMFDKSYRQYLRAPFNVWSENGNNEPGAGNFITGAGGFLQSLINGYAGVRLHQDRLEIKNARLPPDTRSLHLPTVEYRGVLFALTVNETGIKVAIRVEGQPDLKLTVDGTERPICKDCEYEGTTAIIQQTKDQIFEGCRLRPTTLGVKVADQTDAAPALRTTALAFLSLIVCSLLSKMF